From Methanomassiliicoccales archaeon LGM-RCC1, one genomic window encodes:
- a CDS encoding AMP-binding protein — MTRDINLRYVNETYDENGLLKTYSVHYPDNFNFGYDIVDDIAINDPDRRALVWCDDRGHEKVFTFADIKRLSDKTANYLTAHGVKKGDMVLVVLKHNYQFWYVTAALHKMGAVVIPATFMLKKHDIEYRINSASIKAAIVTSDAPVWQEFDKAENIPTLKFKCMTNSQYNGPCPPGWDDFDAGVEAASEDWKRVPTHVRDMMLIYFTSGTSGNPKMAVHDHSYPIGHILTAKHWHCVVPDGLHWTVAETGWAKTAWGKLYGQWIMEAGLFVYEHNKFDPVAVLNLIEKYRITTFCCPPTMFRMYCNAGLEGHDLSSLTHTNIAGEALNADTFDKWYQATGLKLMEGFGQSESTVIVGNLRGMTPKPGSMGKPSPQYKVDIIDENGKPCPPSVVGEIVVGVDPHPAGIFVGYLHDRQKTRATLFGGFHHTGDLAWKDEDGYFWYVGRNDDVIKSSGYRISPFEIESVLLTHPCCLECAVTAVPDPVRGQIVKATIVLRDGYEGTDELKKELQDYVKKETAPYKYPRAVDFVKELPKSISGKIKRVDIRNKDKELANQNQ, encoded by the coding sequence ATGACCAGGGACATCAACCTCCGCTACGTCAACGAGACGTACGACGAGAACGGTCTCCTGAAGACATACAGCGTTCACTACCCCGACAATTTCAACTTCGGCTACGACATCGTAGACGACATCGCCATCAACGATCCCGACCGCAGGGCATTGGTCTGGTGCGACGACAGGGGACACGAGAAGGTGTTCACGTTCGCCGACATCAAGCGCCTGTCCGACAAGACTGCCAATTACCTTACGGCACATGGCGTCAAGAAGGGAGACATGGTCCTTGTCGTCCTGAAGCATAACTACCAGTTCTGGTATGTCACCGCAGCCCTCCACAAGATGGGCGCAGTGGTGATCCCAGCCACATTCATGCTGAAGAAGCATGATATCGAGTACCGTATCAACTCCGCTTCCATCAAGGCGGCCATCGTGACATCAGATGCACCCGTGTGGCAGGAATTCGATAAAGCCGAGAACATCCCCACGCTCAAGTTCAAGTGCATGACCAACTCGCAGTACAACGGCCCCTGTCCTCCCGGATGGGATGACTTCGATGCCGGAGTCGAGGCCGCTTCAGAGGATTGGAAGAGGGTCCCCACTCACGTCAGGGACATGATGCTGATCTACTTCACATCGGGAACCTCAGGCAACCCCAAGATGGCCGTGCACGACCACTCGTACCCCATAGGACACATCCTCACCGCCAAGCATTGGCATTGCGTCGTTCCCGATGGGCTTCACTGGACTGTCGCCGAGACTGGATGGGCTAAGACCGCATGGGGAAAGCTGTACGGCCAGTGGATCATGGAGGCCGGACTGTTCGTGTACGAGCACAACAAGTTCGACCCCGTGGCTGTGCTGAATCTCATCGAGAAGTACAGGATCACAACATTCTGCTGTCCGCCCACCATGTTCAGGATGTACTGCAACGCAGGACTGGAAGGCCACGACCTTTCGTCCCTCACCCACACCAACATCGCTGGTGAGGCGCTCAATGCGGATACATTCGACAAGTGGTATCAGGCCACAGGACTGAAGCTCATGGAGGGATTCGGACAGTCCGAGTCCACAGTCATAGTCGGTAACCTCAGGGGAATGACCCCCAAGCCCGGTTCCATGGGTAAACCCTCACCTCAATACAAGGTAGATATCATCGACGAGAACGGCAAGCCCTGTCCGCCCAGCGTGGTCGGGGAGATCGTCGTAGGAGTGGACCCCCACCCCGCAGGAATCTTCGTCGGCTATCTGCACGACAGGCAGAAGACAAGGGCCACGCTCTTCGGAGGATTCCATCATACCGGTGACCTCGCCTGGAAGGACGAGGACGGTTACTTCTGGTATGTCGGAAGGAACGACGACGTCATAAAATCCTCAGGATACAGGATCAGTCCGTTCGAGATCGAATCGGTTCTCCTGACCCACCCCTGCTGTCTCGAGTGTGCCGTCACTGCGGTTCCGGACCCGGTAAGGGGACAGATCGTCAAGGCCACCATCGTCCTGAGGGACGGATACGAGGGCACGGACGAGCTCAAGAAGGAACTCCAGGACTACGTCAAGAAAGAGACAGCCCCGTACAAGTACCCCAGGGCAGTCGATTTCGTGAAGGAGCTCCCCAAGTCCATCAGCGGTAAGATCAAACGTGTCGATATCCGCAACAAGGACAAGGAGCTTGCAAACCAGAATCAGTGA
- a CDS encoding transposase, with protein sequence MEYAVNVNGKRVRKLRLGKVKGLIRCYNQDTPLPGEPKTCIISRKDMGTHMEYYACISYEFPAEEPKEHSEPKAVGVDMGIRHIAATSYCKTYDHSNDMRNDLKKLKKLSQRLSKDCCDPVKERKARSRLRHHHEKMVNKRKENIERISKEIVDNNDIIVMEKLNVKKLWNRSLSKSMTRGFVNSSLGLLRNRIQSKAECAGKRVIEVNPRGTSQMCSQCGAEVKKKLDVRIHMCPCCGLTVDRDVNAAINILHRGWTGHPVPAKDESPTAMIGGEARTETFTDRSAGSLRCVKVRLISEQSITHA encoded by the coding sequence TTGGAGTATGCTGTAAATGTAAACGGGAAGAGGGTCAGGAAGCTGAGGCTGGGGAAGGTCAAGGGGCTGATAAGGTGCTACAACCAGGACACGCCTCTACCGGGGGAGCCGAAGACCTGCATCATATCAAGGAAGGACATGGGCACCCATATGGAATACTACGCGTGCATCTCTTACGAATTCCCAGCCGAAGAGCCCAAGGAGCACTCGGAGCCCAAGGCCGTCGGAGTGGATATGGGCATAAGGCACATAGCGGCAACATCGTACTGTAAGACCTACGACCACAGCAACGACATGCGGAACGATCTGAAGAAACTGAAGAAGCTCAGTCAAAGGCTGTCCAAGGACTGCTGTGATCCTGTCAAGGAGAGGAAGGCACGCAGCAGGCTCAGGCATCACCATGAGAAAATGGTAAACAAAAGGAAGGAGAACATAGAGAGGATATCGAAGGAGATAGTGGACAACAACGACATCATTGTGATGGAGAAATTGAACGTGAAGAAGCTGTGGAACAGGTCGTTATCGAAGAGCATGACCCGCGGTTTCGTCAACAGTTCCCTGGGATTGCTGAGAAACAGGATCCAAAGCAAGGCAGAATGCGCCGGCAAGAGGGTGATCGAAGTCAATCCCAGAGGGACTTCCCAGATGTGTTCCCAATGCGGAGCGGAAGTGAAGAAGAAGCTGGATGTCCGCATACATATGTGCCCCTGCTGCGGCCTCACCGTGGACAGGGATGTCAATGCGGCGATCAATATACTTCACAGGGGGTGGACCGGCCACCCCGTTCCTGCAAAGGACGAATCGCCGACCGCCATGATAGGCGGAGAGGCACGTACAGAGACCTTCACCGATCGGTCAGCCGGATCGCTGCGATGTGTCAAAGTCAGGTTAATATCTGAGCAGTCAATCACACACGCATGA
- a CDS encoding zinc ribbon domain-containing protein: protein MKCSKCGFDNADDALFCEKCDWKLSETYIPEMKVNRAIFSYVALIVGIIAVIPIIIGDMLIVSLILGAIGLVLGGYSFNASRLMNLPNKNLLLALGGIGLLLSVIAFMYGLTILV, encoded by the coding sequence ATGAAATGCTCGAAATGCGGTTTCGATAACGCAGATGATGCCCTCTTCTGCGAGAAATGCGATTGGAAGCTGAGCGAGACCTACATACCCGAGATGAAGGTCAACCGTGCGATCTTCTCATACGTCGCCCTGATCGTCGGAATAATCGCCGTCATCCCCATAATCATCGGAGACATGCTCATCGTCTCCCTGATCCTCGGTGCGATCGGACTTGTCCTCGGAGGATACTCCTTCAACGCATCCAGGCTGATGAACCTGCCCAACAAGAACCTCCTGCTGGCCCTTGGCGGCATCGGACTCCTGCTGAGCGTCATCGCATTCATGTACGGACTGACGATCCTGGTGTGA
- a CDS encoding helix-turn-helix domain-containing protein has product MCYKVLKMRIEPNATQRDMIDCTIGYNRYVFNYLITANKLAYAEEERILSEFEMNNLCTKLRKMWPCFRKMHSMTHNDVSRRVHQACSKCRENAVRKRDRAVAKGTIPAGSPIDMSWPRYRK; this is encoded by the coding sequence ATGTGCTACAAAGTGCTCAAGATGAGGATCGAGCCCAATGCTACTCAAAGGGATATGATAGACTGCACCATCGGCTACAACAGGTACGTCTTCAACTACCTCATCACTGCCAACAAACTGGCTTATGCCGAGGAGGAGAGGATCCTATCTGAGTTCGAGATGAACAACCTCTGCACCAAATTAAGGAAGATGTGGCCGTGCTTCCGGAAGATGCACAGCATGACCCACAACGACGTATCGAGAAGGGTACATCAGGCCTGTTCCAAATGCAGGGAGAACGCGGTCAGGAAGAGGGACAGGGCCGTGGCGAAAGGGACCATACCTGCCGGATCTCCGATTGACATGTCATGGCCGAGGTACAGGAAGTAG
- a CDS encoding methyltransferase domain-containing protein — MSQEELWNRLYSGNQTTWRGNTSIPIPNKGKALDLGCGNGKTTSTLIDNGYDVTGVDFSSVAVEQCRERFKDSEFRVCSITDMPFDDRSFDYITAVHVMEHLNDEELSSTVGEIRRVLKDGGYVFVRSFTPNDMRSKKREDSDIFYRFYDESMIRDAFRDFTIESLETKEEPTRFGTVRSRVEALMKLNT, encoded by the coding sequence ATGAGTCAGGAAGAGCTCTGGAATCGGCTCTATTCCGGGAACCAGACGACTTGGAGAGGCAACACTTCCATCCCCATTCCGAACAAAGGAAAGGCTTTGGATCTCGGATGCGGCAACGGTAAGACGACGTCCACCCTCATCGATAACGGATACGATGTCACCGGCGTCGACTTCTCATCGGTGGCAGTCGAACAGTGCAGGGAACGTTTCAAGGATTCGGAATTCCGTGTTTGCAGCATCACAGATATGCCGTTCGATGACCGCTCCTTCGATTATATCACGGCCGTCCATGTTATGGAGCATCTGAACGACGAGGAACTTTCTTCGACCGTCGGAGAGATTCGCAGGGTGCTGAAGGATGGCGGATACGTCTTCGTCAGGAGCTTCACCCCTAACGACATGCGCTCCAAGAAGAGAGAGGATTCCGACATCTTCTATCGCTTCTACGATGAATCGATGATCAGGGATGCCTTTAGGGATTTCACCATCGAATCGTTGGAGACCAAGGAGGAACCGACCAGGTTCGGCACGGTACGCTCCAGAGTCGAGGCCCTAATGAAACTTAATACCTGA
- a CDS encoding YkgJ family cysteine cluster protein — protein MAIYRGKYILEGLDEITPDMEHNLDIAYEICLSYKDDFPCEMCGRCCHQPNIVILPEEIDRVASAAGITPFMFRRNYVVEMPDGRFLINKQNNGPCPFLGDDKRCTVWKDRPQICDDFPYAVSMFMSRVYLALTNPDADILKLIAYMDSKWPCTRVIKRTIKEKIEERREDVILPEAH, from the coding sequence ATGGCGATCTACCGCGGGAAGTACATACTCGAAGGTCTCGACGAGATCACTCCAGATATGGAGCACAACCTCGACATTGCCTACGAGATATGCCTGTCCTACAAGGACGACTTCCCGTGCGAGATGTGCGGAAGATGCTGCCACCAGCCCAACATCGTGATCCTCCCGGAGGAGATCGACAGGGTCGCTTCGGCTGCAGGCATCACGCCGTTCATGTTCAGAAGGAACTACGTCGTGGAGATGCCTGACGGAAGGTTCCTGATAAACAAGCAGAACAACGGGCCCTGTCCCTTCCTTGGCGATGACAAGAGATGCACCGTCTGGAAGGACAGACCCCAGATCTGCGATGATTTCCCTTACGCCGTATCTATGTTCATGAGCAGGGTCTACCTTGCTCTGACCAATCCCGATGCGGATATTCTGAAACTCATCGCCTACATGGACTCGAAATGGCCTTGCACCAGGGTCATCAAGAGGACGATCAAAGAAAAGATAGAGGAGCGCAGAGAGGACGTTATCCTCCCTGAGGCTCACTGA